A window of bacterium genomic DNA:
CATCAGGAGTCATGTCGACTGCTTTGATTCCCATTCGATGTCCGGATAACGTGCGTAAACGGCGCCCGGTTTGAATATCCCAGAGGAAGACTCTGCCGTTTTCACCACCCGTTAACGCGAACCGGAAATCTCTGGTGACTGAAATGCTGTCGATTCGATCTCCATCCGCGAAAAATGTTCGCAGGACTTCTCCCGACTCGAGATCGGTGAGTTTCATGTATCGATCGTTGCTTGCCGATAGGATTTTTGTACGGTCATTGCTCCAGCAAACTGACGTAACGTAATCCGTGTGGACTTCCAGTTTTTGGAGTACGCGGGGGGAAACGATACTACCTGAAGTTGCAGTTTTCAGCATCGCGTCTATTTCAGGTTGCTCACCTGCCTGGCGCAACGCAGCTTCAAGCAATGGAATGGCTGATTCCGGATCGCATCGTTCCAGATGAACCAGTCCCGTGTAGTAAGCCGGCTGCCAGCGTTCCCTGTGAGCATCCTGAACCGAATCCAGTCGCTGGAGCAACGCATCATCCGCCAGTTCTCCGCACCGCCAGTTATGCACTCCGCTGTTGTATACAGTTTCGGGATGCTGCGGATCAGCCTGTAGAGCGGATTGCCATATTTCTTTTGCCGAACTCTCCATTCCCAGATCCAGGAATGAAAGGGCCTTGTTGTTCAGACCGTCTGCCATTAAAGTTGCAGCTTTTGGCTCAAGCCGCGGATAGGTAACACCTGTGAGCTGCTGATACAGTTCACGAAGAGTGTCTGCAATGTTCATCATGCTGGCCGGACGATCATCTGGATTTCTCGAAAAACAGAGTTTTAACAGGTCCGCAAGCTGACCAGGCATTTGAGGGATCATCCCCTCGCTACCGGTTTCGAGATAACTTTCCAGTGCTTCGTAAGCGACCTGTCCCGAAGCCCAGTTGACTCCTCCCGTAAATATTTCCAGAACGGAAACTCCCCAGGACCAGATATCAGTCTTTCGGGAGAGTTGCTTCCCGGAAGCTTGCTCCGGTGAACAATAAGCCGGCGTCATCCCGCCGGAGCTGACAAGAATGCTTTGACCGGATCGCAAATCTTGATTCTCTCCGGCCTGGCCACGCGCCTTAGACAACCCGAAATCGGTTACCTTCACCGTTCCATCAACAGCGATCATCACATTTGCAGGCTTCACATCTTGATGGATCAATCCCTTTTCGTGAGCGTAATGCAAACCCAGGACAAACTGAATCATGAAATCCAGAATCCGTGCCAGCGCTTTTTCGTTTCCTCCTTCGTACAACCTCTCACTGCGAATCCAATCCGCAAGACTTCCTCCATCTATATATTCAGCAAAGATGCGGGGGATATCACCGAGGGTGCGGACATAATAACAGGTGACAATGTGTGGATAGATCCCCAGATCTACCCAGGATTGGGCCTCTTTTACGAAACCTGTTTTCCCTTCCTGTTTGGAAAAAATCTCAACGCGAGGGCTCTTTACAGCCAGGTCGAGATTCCATCCGCGGTGACGTACTTTGAAGACTTTCCCCATCCCGCCCTGGCCAATCAACTCCTTGATTTCGTACAGATCAAGAATCACATCTCCAACATTCCACTCAGAAAGCGCGACCTCTTCCGAAACTACTACCGCTTCTGGTGATTCTGTTGCAAACCGTGTTTCGATCATTGGGGATTTGGGAATCGGTTCGACCACATATTCAGGATGGTTCTGATAATAGCCCGTTTGGCAGCCTTCCGGATTTGTCACGTTCGAGGTGTGATAAAAACCACCACCCAGAGTGAAACACTGAAAGACAGGTCCGCCGCAGTCGATGCATATCTGCAAAGGTCCGTGATCGTGTCCGGGATAATGGTAGAGATCCGACATACCGGTTTTGTTTTAGCGTCCTTGCAATCGCTCTAACGCGCGGGTCGTTTCGCGGGCTAAATCCGTTAACTTGTCCTTTAATGAATCCTTTTCCCAGCTCGGGTGTTTTGCCATTTCCGTCTGTAGCCGTTCCAATCGTTTTAAGCAGTACTGGAGAACCTCTATCAACGTTTCTATTGCCGCCGGATCCCCTAATTTCCCAACCGCCACTACGGTTGCTGTGACTTCTTCTGTTGCGGAGATCTCTCCAGGGATGGTTGTTCCGGCGGAATTGGCTTCTCTCTTCTTCAACAGAATCCAGTCACAAAGTGGTTGCATAACTCGCGGATCATTAATCTCTCGAAGGCATCGTGCCGCAGCTAAAGAATTCTCTTTCTTGAGCGTAATCACGAGTGGCTCGAGCGCGCGGGGATCGCCGAATTCGCCGAGAGCTATAGCGGCATCGTCTGAGCCGGTTCGCTGATAACATTTAAACAATGCGTCAGCGGTCCGCGGATCTTTGATTCCTCTCAGTGCATTTGCTGCATATTTAGAGTAACCTTTCGAATCCAGTAGTTTAACTAAAAAATCGACAGCGTTCGGATCGCGGATCTGACTGATTGCGGATCCACAATCATAGTTCCCATCGCCATAATGGGAGAGTAATATTTCAAGTCCAGGGAGTCCTGACTCTGCTAGAGCACTTCTTGCAGAATACTGCACTCCCGTATCCGGGTTTTTCAGGAGAGCCGCAAGTGCTTCGACCGCGCGTGAGTTCTTGATCCCGCCAAGCGCACCGGCGATTTCATATTGCAAATTGGTATTCGCATTTTGTAGAAGCGAAAGTAAATGCTCCAGAGCTCGATCGTTGCCGATCCTTCCAAGGATACGGATTGCCTGGCTCCGAATTTCCGCATCCGGATCGGATGCGAGCTTTACCATCGGATCGACTGCTGTGTCAAGTCTGCCGAGCGCATCAGCGGCCGCTTTCCTGCATTCGCGATCCCGAAGCGCTTCGATTAAGGGTTTTACTGCATTCGCTGCAACAAGATCCAGTATCGCCTGTTCACGCACATCCGGATTGTAGGATTTCAGTTTGCGGATTTTCAGGAAGTCAAACATCGTTCCCCCTGCTAAACGTCAAAGATTGTGCTTCACCTGTGAACGGATTTGATGCAATTCTAACACGGCTAGTCCAGAGGTAGCTTGAATCTATCGCGTC
This region includes:
- a CDS encoding HEAT repeat domain-containing protein, with translation MFDFLKIRKLKSYNPDVREQAILDLVAANAVKPLIEALRDRECRKAAADALGRLDTAVDPMVKLASDPDAEIRSQAIRILGRIGNDRALEHLLSLLQNANTNLQYEIAGALGGIKNSRAVEALAALLKNPDTGVQYSARSALAESGLPGLEILLSHYGDGNYDCGSAISQIRDPNAVDFLVKLLDSKGYSKYAANALRGIKDPRTADALFKCYQRTGSDDAAIALGEFGDPRALEPLVITLKKENSLAAARCLREINDPRVMQPLCDWILLKKREANSAGTTIPGEISATEEVTATVVAVGKLGDPAAIETLIEVLQYCLKRLERLQTEMAKHPSWEKDSLKDKLTDLARETTRALERLQGR